One genomic window of Cannabis sativa cultivar Pink pepper isolate KNU-18-1 chromosome 2, ASM2916894v1, whole genome shotgun sequence includes the following:
- the LOC115721346 gene encoding uncharacterized protein LOC115721346, giving the protein MSLVTEEIRAKAEVYRGDEICQEKSKELLNEIFLPNGLLPLKDIEECGYVRETGFVWLKQKKSVTHKFDKIGKLVSYANEVTAIAEPHRIKKLTGVKTKELLVWITLSDIYVDNPPTEKITFKTPSGLSRSFPVSAFQVEEEPKKEAKDNKDVKESTKDVNGGAVASLQVKEV; this is encoded by the coding sequence ATGTCACTAGTAACAGAAGAGATCAGAGCCAAAGCTGAGGTATACCGTGGAGATGAAATCTGTCAAGAAAAATCAAAGGAATTGCTAAATGAGATATTCCTTCCAAATGGGTTGTTGCCATTGAAGGACATTGAGGAGTGTGGTTATGTGAGAGAGACTGGTTTTGTTTGGTTAAAGCAGAAAAAGAGTGTTACCCATAAATTTGACAAGATTGGGAAATTGGTTTCTTATGCTAATGAAGTTACAGCCATTGCTGAGCCACACAGGATCAAAAAGCTAACTGGGGTCAAAACCAAAGAGCTTTTGGTTTGGATTACACTCAGTGATATCTATGTGGATAACCCTCCAACTGAGAAGATCACTTTCAAGACCCCTTCAGGCCTTTCTAGGAGTTTTCCTGTCTCTGCTTTTCAGGTTGAAGAAGAACCCAAGAAAGAAGCAAAGGACAACAAAGATGTCAAGGAGAGCACTAAGGATGTCAATGGAGGAGCTGTGGCTTCTCTTCAGGTCAAAGAGGTTTAG